A segment of the Superficieibacter sp. HKU1 genome:
ACGTCATCGGCGATCCGCTACGCCTGCAACAGGTGATCACCAACCTGCTGGGCAACGCCATTAAGTTCACCGAGCACGGCAATATTGACGTCATCGTGGATAAACGGGCGGTGAGTAACACCAATGTTCAGTTAGAGATCCAGATCCGCGATACCGGTATAGGCATTCCGGAAGCCGATCAATCCCGTCTGTTCCAGGCGTTTCGGCAGGCCGATGCCAGCATTTCTCGTCGTCACGGCGGCACCGGGCTGGGTCTGGCGATCACTCAGCGGCTGGTCAACGAGATGGGCGGCGATATCTCTTTTCACAGCCAGCCAAATCGCGGGTCGACGTTCTGGTTCCACGTTAGTCTGGATCTGAACCCTAATGTGATTTCTGAACCTCCAGTGACGCACTGCCTGGTGGGAAAACGCCTTGCCTATATTGAGGCCAATACCACCGCCGCACAGTCGACGATGGACTTGCTGGCCGCCACGCCGCTGGAAGTGATCTACAGCCCAACCTTCGCCGCGCTGCCGGAAGATCACTACGATATCCTGCTGGCCGGGGTGCCGGTCTCAATTCGCGAATTGAGTATGCACCATGACAAGCTGACTCATGCCCGCAGGATGACCGATTACCTGCTGCTGGCGCTACCCTGTCATGCACAGGTCAATGCCGAAGCGCTGAAGCAGGACGGCGCGGCAGCCTGCCTGCTGAAGCCCCTGACCTCGGTGCGCCTGCTCCCCGCGCTGATGGAGTATTGCCGTATTAATCAGGTACCGACGCCAGCCGCCGAAGATAACAAAATGGCGATGTCGGTGATGGCGGTGGACGATAATCCCGCCAACCTCAAGCTGATTGGCGCGTTGCTGGACGATCTGGTGCTGCACGTTGAGCTTTGCGACAGCGGTCAGCAGGCGGTCAATCGGGCAAAAGAGAGGCCGTACGATGTGATCCTGATGGATATTCAGATGCCGGAAATGGACGGCATACGCGCCTGTGAACTTATCCGCCAGCTGCCTCATCAACAGCAGACGCCGATCATCGCTGTTACCGCTCATGCAATGGCAGGTCAACGCGAAAAGCTGTTGAGCGCCGGGATGAACGACTATCTGGCGAAGCCGATTGAGGAAGGGAAGCTGCATCAGCTACTGCTGCGCTATAAGCCTGGTCCGCATATTGCCGTTAAGACATTGGAGACGGTGGAAACACCCGTTAATCAGAACGTTACCCTGGACTGGCAGCTGGCGCTAAGGCAGGCGGCGGGTAAAGCCGATCTCGCCCGTGAAATGCTACAGATGCTGGTCCAGTTCCTGCAGGAAGTTCGCCAGAGTATTCATCGCCAGCTCGCGGGCGAGGAGATGCATCTGGTGGATATCATTCATAAATTGCACGGCAGCTGCGGCTACAGCGGCGTTCCACGCCTGAAAAACCTGTGCCAGCTGATTGAACACCAGTTGCGCAGCGGAACGCCGGCTGCGGAGCTGGAGCCTGAACTGCTGGAGCTGCTGGATGAAATGGAAAACGTCACGCGGGAAGCGGAAAAGGTGCTCGCGTCAGGTTAAGACCCGCGATACGGGCCGGAAGAATGCCGGCCCGTTGACGTTATGCCAGGCTCTGCCCGGCCTTGAGGGTGGCGGCAATATTTCGCGCGCTCATCCGTACATTCTCCGCCGCGTTTTCCAGCGCATCTTCCAGCGTGCAGATGGTATAAATAACGCTGAATACTGCATCCAGGCCGTGTTCATGGACCACGCCGACATCGGCGGTGAGGCTACCGGCAATACCAATCACCGATTTGTTATGGCGTTTGGCAATGCGGGCGATACCCACCGGCACTTTGCCATGGATGGTCTGGCTATCAATGCGCCCTTCGCCGGTGATCACCAGGTCGGCATCGGCGATCTGCTCATCCAGTTTCAGCGCGTCGGTAACAATTTCGATCCCCTGACGCAGCTGGGCGCCGCAAAACGCATACAGGCCCGCGCCCATACCGCCCGCCGCGCCGCCGCCTGCCAGTTCAAGCACCTGAATATCCAGATCGCGGGCAATGCGCTGAGCATAGTGCTCCAGCCCGCTATCCAGCCGCGCGATCATCTCCTTTGTCGCCCCTTTCTGTGGGCCAAACACCGCCGATGCCCCCTTGTCGCCGATCAGCGTATTGCAGACGTCGCAGGCGACGTCAATCTGACAGTCGGCCAGACGGCCGTCCAGTTCACTGATATCAATGCGCGCCAGCGACTCCAGCGCACCGCCGCCGGGCGCAATGGGATTATTGTCGCAGTCGAGAAGCTTAGCGCCCAGCGCCTGAACCATACCGGCCCCGCCATCGTTGGTGGCGCTGCCGCCGATACCAATGATAATGTGCCGCACGCCGTTATCCAGCGCATGACGGATCAGCTCGCCGGTTCCCCAGGAGGTCGTTTTTAGCGGATTACGCTGTGCGGGCGGGACCAGCTCAAGCCCGCTCGCCGCAGCCATCTCAATGAAAGCGCACTGCTCGTCGCCGGAAATGC
Coding sequences within it:
- the barA gene encoding two-component sensor histidine kinase BarA, which encodes MTNYSLRARMMILILAPTVLIGLLLSIFFVVHRYNDLQRQLEDAGANIIEPLAVSSEYGMNLQNRESIGQLISVLHRRHSDIVRAISVYDEHNQLFVTSNSHLDPAVLQLPKGDALPRRLSVLRQGDTMILRTPILSESYSPDESPISDAKTANNMLGYVALELDLKSVRLQQYKEIFISSMMMLFCIGIALVFGWRLMRDVTGPIRNMVNTVDRIRRGQLDSRVEGFMLGELDMLKNGINSMAMSLAAYHEEMQHNVDQATSDLRETLEQMEIQNVELGLAKKRAQEAARIKSEFLANMSHELRTPLNGVIGFTRLTLKTELNPTQRDHLNTIERSANNLLTIINDVLDFSKLEAGKLLLESIPFPLRNLLDEVVTLLAHSAHDKGLELTLSIKNDVPDNVIGDPLRLQQVITNLLGNAIKFTEHGNIDVIVDKRAVSNTNVQLEIQIRDTGIGIPEADQSRLFQAFRQADASISRRHGGTGLGLAITQRLVNEMGGDISFHSQPNRGSTFWFHVSLDLNPNVISEPPVTHCLVGKRLAYIEANTTAAQSTMDLLAATPLEVIYSPTFAALPEDHYDILLAGVPVSIRELSMHHDKLTHARRMTDYLLLALPCHAQVNAEALKQDGAAACLLKPLTSVRLLPALMEYCRINQVPTPAAEDNKMAMSVMAVDDNPANLKLIGALLDDLVLHVELCDSGQQAVNRAKERPYDVILMDIQMPEMDGIRACELIRQLPHQQQTPIIAVTAHAMAGQREKLLSAGMNDYLAKPIEEGKLHQLLLRYKPGPHIAVKTLETVETPVNQNVTLDWQLALRQAAGKADLAREMLQMLVQFLQEVRQSIHRQLAGEEMHLVDIIHKLHGSCGYSGVPRLKNLCQLIEHQLRSGTPAAELEPELLELLDEMENVTREAEKVLASG
- a CDS encoding glycerate kinase, yielding MKIVIAPDSYKESLSALEVATAIERGFREIWPDADYVKLPVADGGEGTVDAMIAATQGRLIHVEVTGPLGEPVNAFYGISGDEQCAFIEMAAASGLELVPPAQRNPLKTTSWGTGELIRHALDNGVRHIIIGIGGSATNDGGAGMVQALGAKLLDCDNNPIAPGGGALESLARIDISELDGRLADCQIDVACDVCNTLIGDKGASAVFGPQKGATKEMIARLDSGLEHYAQRIARDLDIQVLELAGGGAAGGMGAGLYAFCGAQLRQGIEIVTDALKLDEQIADADLVITGEGRIDSQTIHGKVPVGIARIAKRHNKSVIGIAGSLTADVGVVHEHGLDAVFSVIYTICTLEDALENAAENVRMSARNIAATLKAGQSLA